In Arachis stenosperma cultivar V10309 chromosome 1, arast.V10309.gnm1.PFL2, whole genome shotgun sequence, one DNA window encodes the following:
- the LOC130961318 gene encoding phosphoenolpyruvate/phosphate translocator 1, chloroplastic-like, which yields MQSSAFTLSLTPFRKPFLHHLSVSSSSFISSFSSKANIINVDSSFSCSFLRQPATPSWPLSSSSSFKLPSDRFVPKAAAESASENRSSGGDVLLRALKLGALFGLWIIFNIYFNIYNKQVLKVYHFPITVTAVQFAVGAALVSFMWCSNLYKRPNLSGAQLAAILPLAVVHTLGNLFTNMSLGKVAVSFTHTIKAMEPFFSVILSAMFLREMPTALVIGSLVPIAGGVALASATEASFNWTGFWSAMASNLSNQSRNVLSKKLMVKEEESMDNITLFSIITVMSFLLTAPLTLIMEGFIFTPAYLHSAGLNVKQVYIRSLLAAFCFHAYQQVAYMILQWVSPVTHSVANCAKRVVVIVSSILFFRTPVSLVNAIGTVIALAGVFFYSRVTRTKPKTT from the exons ATGCAGAGCTCGGCTTTCACTCTCTCCCTCACCCCTTTCCGCAAACCCTTCCTCCACCATCTTTCcgtctcttcttcttctttcatttcCTCTTTCAGTTCCAAAGCCAACATCATCAATGTGGATTCTTCATTTTCATGTTCATTCCTACGCCAACCAGCAACACCATCATggcctctttcttcttcatcctCTTTCAAACTACCCTCCGATCGCTTCGTCCCCAAGGCTGCCGCGGAGAGTGCCAGCGAAAACCGCAGCAGCGGCGGCGACGTTTTGCTCAGAGCTTTGAAGCTAGGAGCCTTGTTTGGTCTTTGGATCATCTTTAACATATACTTCAACATCTACAACAAACAG GTATTGAAGGTGTACCATTTTCCTATAACTGTCACCGCGGTTCAATTTGCTGTTGGGGCTGCCCTTGTGTCCTTTATGTGGTGTTCCAATCTTTACAAGAGGCCAAACCTCAGTGGTGCTCAG CTTGCAGCCATATTGCCACTGGCTGTGGTACATACTTTGGGGAATCTTTTCACTAATATGAGTCTTGGCAAGGTTGCTGTGTCTTTCACACATACAATAAAGGCAATGGAGCCTTTCTTTTCTGTGATCCTTTCTGCTATGTTCCTTCGAGAG ATGCCTACTGCATTGGTGATTGGCTCCCTTGTGCCTATTGCTGGTGGGGTGGCACTGGCTTCTGCTACCGAGGCCTCTTTCAATTG GACTGGATTTTGGAGTGCAATGGCTTCTAATTTGTCAAATCAATCTCGTAATGTTCTTAGCAAAAAGCTCATGGTTAAGGAGGAG GAATCAATGGACAACATTACCCTCTTCTCAATAATTACAGTTATGTCCTTCCTATTGACGGCACCTTTGACTCTCATTATGGAGGGTTTCATATTTACCCCTGCTTATCTGCATTCTGCT GGATTAAATGTTAAACAAGTGTACATCAGATCTCTTCTTGCTGCATTCTGTTTCCATGCATATCAACAA GTTGCTTACATGATATTACAGTGGGTGTCACCCGTTACCCACTCCGTGGCAAATTGTGCTAAGAGAGTTGTGGTTATTGTGAGCTCTATCTTGTTCTTCCGTACACCTGTCTCACTTGTCAATGCAATTG GAACTGTTATAGCTCTTGCTGGTGTTTTCTTCTACTCCAGGGTGACCAGAACTAAACCAAAGACTACTTAG